The genome window TTACTTGGCGAAGAATTGCTATCAATTAGCTTACTATACGCCGCTTGGAAAAAATGGAACTGGAAATTCTGGCAAGCTTCCTTGCTCTGCTCTTTACTATTTGCGACGTGGCATCTGACTTCCTATGATTTTAATTTCTTACAATGTATCATTACATTAGCACCAGCTAGACTCATTTTGAACTACTTATTTAAGAAAACAAACTCGGTTTGGGTTACTTTCATCGTTCACTTCATTTTTGATTTCATTGCATTTTTGCCAATTTTACTCAAATAAAAAAACGCTAGGAATAAAGATTCCTAGCGTTTTTATTACTCTTCTTTTCCAGTTGTAGAGGCTCTTATCAGTAATTCAGGAGTAAATAATAGGTTTCCTTGAGGTTTTCCGTGATCATTAATTTTCGCAAGTAACATCTTCGCGAGTTCTTCCCCCATCTCGACGACCGGAGAACGAACAGTTGTAATTTTTGGCGATGAAATCCTATCTAAGAAAACCCCATCAAACCCTGTTACAGCAATGTTTTCGCCAAATCGACGACCAAAAGCAGCGGCGGCACGAACAACCCCTATGGCAATTCGATCTGATGCGCAAACAATCGCAATTTTTTCCGAGTTATAACGTAGTAATTCAAATGCTTTTTCTTCCGCGATACTGGAACTATTCGCAATAAAATAGCTCTCCGGTTCCAAACCATGTTCTTTCACTACTTCTTCATAACCTTCTAGGCGCGATTTCATAAACTGTTCATCTAATAAATTAATTCCCAAAAAGACGATTCGCGAAAAACCGATCTCTACCATATGCTCTGTTGCGAGCGCAGTTCCTTTTTTATTATCTACATCAATAGAATCATAGCCACGTTTATTTTCACCATAAAAAATAACTGGTTTATCAATATCTAAAAGTCCTAAATCATAATCTTTGTCGCGTATCCCCGTAACAATAAGCCCGTCATAAGCTCCGATATTTCTGGACCTTTGTGTAACGAGTTGTAAAGAATAATAATACTTATCTAACTCACGACTAATCCCGGTCAGTAAGTTCATGTAATATGGTTCAACTGTATCAATTTCTTCTAAAATCAAAAACTTTATGACTTGTGTCCTATTTTGAACAAGCGCCCTAGCAGCATAATTTGGTACATACTCTAAGGCTTCCATTGCACTATAAACAAGCATTTTCAGTTCATCTGAGACTTGATCTGGATGATTAATAACCCGTGAAACTGTCATTTTGGAGACATTTGCCCGTTTCGCAACATCTGCTAAAGTCGCCATCTCCAACCTCCTCCATTCATAATCTTCCTTATTGTACCATCTTTTACGCAAAAAAAAATAAGAATTAATCCACAAAAAAAGCATTCTCTCTAAAAGCCCGAAAATGCTTTGTTTATTATAATTATGTAATGAGTCATTTTATAGTGTTTGCCACTTTTTTTGAGAGACTCTGCGTTCCTTCGTTTGTTGATAAGTTTTGATAACCAATCTAATTAACTGATGAGCACCGCCAATAGTAATTCCAATAGCGATAGCAACAAGCGTAGTTGTCAGAAAACTAATAAATGGAAAACTAGATGCATTCATTGCAGCAATTCCTAATATAAAAATAATAATAGTAGGTAGTACATAATACCTAATGTCCTGCTCCTGCATTCCAAGCGCCCCTTTACCAAAATAATAACTCCCATCAACTACTGAAATTATAACGCGAAAACTGGCTTTTTTCAAGGCTTGGATGGATTTCCATGCTCCTCTTTAAAAACGTTAAATGGCTCTATATAGCGCTTTCTATAGACACGCAAAATCCACTCATTATGAATTCATCAAAAAGAAAAATTTGTTACCACTTTGTAACATTACTTAAGTCCATTTACTTATATAATGTAATACTTATATTTATTCAATTTTATAGATAAGTATTAATTCTTATTTCCATTTTTTCAAGTTTTATTGCCTATCTTTTTATAGCATATACAAAAAAAGTGTGCTCTTTTTTCTATCCATACATTATTTTTAAAATTGTGTAAAAAACTTGATTCGAGCAGTTTTTTTAATTTTCTAGGAAAACTTGGCATTTAAAATGCCTTTTTCATCTAAAGGAAATTTAGTTTTTCGATGAATATTCTTCTTTGAAATCTAAATTTCCACTTTTTACAAATAAATAAACAACCGTTATGA of Listeria monocytogenes contains these proteins:
- a CDS encoding LacI family DNA-binding transcriptional regulator, producing the protein MATLADVAKRANVSKMTVSRVINHPDQVSDELKMLVYSAMEALEYVPNYAARALVQNRTQVIKFLILEEIDTVEPYYMNLLTGISRELDKYYYSLQLVTQRSRNIGAYDGLIVTGIRDKDYDLGLLDIDKPVIFYGENKRGYDSIDVDNKKGTALATEHMVEIGFSRIVFLGINLLDEQFMKSRLEGYEEVVKEHGLEPESYFIANSSSIAEEKAFELLRYNSEKIAIVCASDRIAIGVVRAAAAFGRRFGENIAVTGFDGVFLDRISSPKITTVRSPVVEMGEELAKMLLAKINDHGKPQGNLLFTPELLIRASTTGKEE